One Falco rusticolus isolate bFalRus1 unplaced genomic scaffold, bFalRus1.pri scaffold_79_arrow_ctg1, whole genome shotgun sequence DNA window includes the following coding sequences:
- the LOC119142196 gene encoding actin-like protein 6B isoform X1: MSGGVYGGDEVGALVFDIGSFSVRAGYAGEDCPKADFPTTVGLLSPEEVALELDGDKDKKGGKVYYIDTNALHVAREGMEVLSPLKNGMIEDWECFQAILDHTYGKHVKSEPALHPVLMSEAPWNTRAKREKLTELMFEHYNIPAFFLCKTAVLTAFANGRSTGLVLDSGATHTTAIPVHDGYILQQGIVKSPLAGDFISMQCRELFQEMNIDIVPPYMIAAKPLPQPWGGSFPLAPPLPISPAPMPPLRSPPPQEPVREGAPPNWKKKEKLPQVSKSWHNYTCNEVIQDFQASVLQVSDSPYDEQVAAQMPTVHYEMPNGYNTDYGAERLRIPEGLFDPSNVKGLSGNTMLGVGHVVTTSIGMCDIDIRPGLYGSVIVTGGNTLLQGFTDRLNRELSQKTPPSMRLKLIASNSTMERRFSPWIGGSILASLGTFQQMWISKQEYEEGGKQCVERKCP, from the exons GCGGACTTCCCCACCACGGTGGGGCTGCTGTCCCCCGAGGAGGTGGCCCTGGAGCTGGATGGTGACAAGGACAAGAAGGGGGGCAAGGTCTATTACATCGACACCAACGCGCTGCACGTGGCCCGTGAGGGCATGGAGGTCCTCTCGCCCCTCAAGAATGGCATGA tcGAGGACTGGGAATGTTTCCAGGCCATCCTGGACCACACCTATGGGAAACACGTCAAGTCCGAGCCAGCCCTGCACCCTGTCCTCATGTCCGAGGCACCT TGGAACACACGGGCCAAGCGGGAGAAGCTGACGGAGCTGATGTTCGAGCACTACAACATCCCAGCCTTCTTCCTCTGCAAGACGGCTGTCCTCACCGC CTTCGCCAATGGCcgcagcacagggctggtgctggaCAGCGGCGCCACCCACACCACTGCCATCCCTGTGCACGACGGCTACATCCTGCAACAAG GCATCGTCAAGTCACCATTGGCCGGGGACTTCATCTCGATGCAGTGCCGGGAGCTCTTCCAGGAGATGAACATTGACATTGTCCCACCATACATGATTGCCGCCAAG CCCCTCCCCCAACCCTGGGGGGGGTCCTTCCCCTTGGCCCCGCCCCTTCCCATTAGCCCCGCCCCCATGCCCCCCCTGAggagcccccctccccaggagccGGTGAGGGAGGGCGCCCCCCCCAActggaagaagaaggagaagctGCCGCAGGTCTCCAAGTCCTGGCACAACTACACCTGCAAC GAGGTGATCCAGGACTTCCAGGCCTCGGTGCTGCAGGTCTCCGACTCCCCCTATGATGAGCA GGTGGCTGCCCAGATGCCCACGGTTCACTACGAGATGCCCAACGGCTACAACACCGACTATGGAGCCGAGCGGCTCCGCATCCCTGAGGGGCTCTTTGATCCCTCCAACGTCAAG GGTCTCTCGGGGAACACGATGCTGGGCGTGGGACACGTGGTCACCACCAGCATCGGGATGTGTGACATCGACATCCGACCG GGTCTCTACGGCAGCGTCATTGTCACCGGGGGGAacaccctgctgcagggcttcACCGACCGCCTCAACCGGGAGCTGTCGCAGAAGACGCCCCCT AGCATGCGCCTCAAACTGATCGCCAGCAACAGCACCATGGAGCGGCGCTTCAGCCCCTGGATCGGGGGCTCCATCCTCGCCTCCCTG GGCACCTTCCAGCAGATGTGGATCTCCAAGCAGGAATACGAGGAAGGAGGCAAGCAGTGCGTGGAGCGCAAGTGTCCCTGA
- the LOC119142196 gene encoding actin-like protein 6B isoform X3 — protein MEVLSPLKNGMIEDWECFQAILDHTYGKHVKSEPALHPVLMSEAPWNTRAKREKLTELMFEHYNIPAFFLCKTAVLTAFANGRSTGLVLDSGATHTTAIPVHDGYILQQGIVKSPLAGDFISMQCRELFQEMNIDIVPPYMIAAKPLPQPWGGSFPLAPPLPISPAPMPPLRSPPPQEPVREGAPPNWKKKEKLPQVSKSWHNYTCNEVIQDFQASVLQVSDSPYDEQVAAQMPTVHYEMPNGYNTDYGAERLRIPEGLFDPSNVKGLSGNTMLGVGHVVTTSIGMCDIDIRPGLYGSVIVTGGNTLLQGFTDRLNRELSQKTPPSMRLKLIASNSTMERRFSPWIGGSILASLGTFQQMWISKQEYEEGGKQCVERKCP, from the exons ATGGAGGTCCTCTCGCCCCTCAAGAATGGCATGA tcGAGGACTGGGAATGTTTCCAGGCCATCCTGGACCACACCTATGGGAAACACGTCAAGTCCGAGCCAGCCCTGCACCCTGTCCTCATGTCCGAGGCACCT TGGAACACACGGGCCAAGCGGGAGAAGCTGACGGAGCTGATGTTCGAGCACTACAACATCCCAGCCTTCTTCCTCTGCAAGACGGCTGTCCTCACCGC CTTCGCCAATGGCcgcagcacagggctggtgctggaCAGCGGCGCCACCCACACCACTGCCATCCCTGTGCACGACGGCTACATCCTGCAACAAG GCATCGTCAAGTCACCATTGGCCGGGGACTTCATCTCGATGCAGTGCCGGGAGCTCTTCCAGGAGATGAACATTGACATTGTCCCACCATACATGATTGCCGCCAAG CCCCTCCCCCAACCCTGGGGGGGGTCCTTCCCCTTGGCCCCGCCCCTTCCCATTAGCCCCGCCCCCATGCCCCCCCTGAggagcccccctccccaggagccGGTGAGGGAGGGCGCCCCCCCCAActggaagaagaaggagaagctGCCGCAGGTCTCCAAGTCCTGGCACAACTACACCTGCAAC GAGGTGATCCAGGACTTCCAGGCCTCGGTGCTGCAGGTCTCCGACTCCCCCTATGATGAGCA GGTGGCTGCCCAGATGCCCACGGTTCACTACGAGATGCCCAACGGCTACAACACCGACTATGGAGCCGAGCGGCTCCGCATCCCTGAGGGGCTCTTTGATCCCTCCAACGTCAAG GGTCTCTCGGGGAACACGATGCTGGGCGTGGGACACGTGGTCACCACCAGCATCGGGATGTGTGACATCGACATCCGACCG GGTCTCTACGGCAGCGTCATTGTCACCGGGGGGAacaccctgctgcagggcttcACCGACCGCCTCAACCGGGAGCTGTCGCAGAAGACGCCCCCT AGCATGCGCCTCAAACTGATCGCCAGCAACAGCACCATGGAGCGGCGCTTCAGCCCCTGGATCGGGGGCTCCATCCTCGCCTCCCTG GGCACCTTCCAGCAGATGTGGATCTCCAAGCAGGAATACGAGGAAGGAGGCAAGCAGTGCGTGGAGCGCAAGTGTCCCTGA
- the LOC119142196 gene encoding actin-like protein 6B isoform X2: MSGGVYGGDEVGALVFDIGSFSVRAGYAGEDCPKADFPTTVGLLSPEEVALELDGDKDKKGGKVYYIDTNALHVAREGMEVLSPLKNGMIEDWECFQAILDHTYGKHVKSEPALHPVLMSEAPWNTRAKREKLTELMFEHYNIPAFFLCKTAVLTAFANGRSTGLVLDSGATHTTAIPVHDGYILQQGIVKSPLAGDFISMQCRELFQEMNIDIVPPYMIAAKEPVREGAPPNWKKKEKLPQVSKSWHNYTCNEVIQDFQASVLQVSDSPYDEQVAAQMPTVHYEMPNGYNTDYGAERLRIPEGLFDPSNVKGLSGNTMLGVGHVVTTSIGMCDIDIRPGLYGSVIVTGGNTLLQGFTDRLNRELSQKTPPSMRLKLIASNSTMERRFSPWIGGSILASLGTFQQMWISKQEYEEGGKQCVERKCP; encoded by the exons GCGGACTTCCCCACCACGGTGGGGCTGCTGTCCCCCGAGGAGGTGGCCCTGGAGCTGGATGGTGACAAGGACAAGAAGGGGGGCAAGGTCTATTACATCGACACCAACGCGCTGCACGTGGCCCGTGAGGGCATGGAGGTCCTCTCGCCCCTCAAGAATGGCATGA tcGAGGACTGGGAATGTTTCCAGGCCATCCTGGACCACACCTATGGGAAACACGTCAAGTCCGAGCCAGCCCTGCACCCTGTCCTCATGTCCGAGGCACCT TGGAACACACGGGCCAAGCGGGAGAAGCTGACGGAGCTGATGTTCGAGCACTACAACATCCCAGCCTTCTTCCTCTGCAAGACGGCTGTCCTCACCGC CTTCGCCAATGGCcgcagcacagggctggtgctggaCAGCGGCGCCACCCACACCACTGCCATCCCTGTGCACGACGGCTACATCCTGCAACAAG GCATCGTCAAGTCACCATTGGCCGGGGACTTCATCTCGATGCAGTGCCGGGAGCTCTTCCAGGAGATGAACATTGACATTGTCCCACCATACATGATTGCCGCCAAG gagccGGTGAGGGAGGGCGCCCCCCCCAActggaagaagaaggagaagctGCCGCAGGTCTCCAAGTCCTGGCACAACTACACCTGCAAC GAGGTGATCCAGGACTTCCAGGCCTCGGTGCTGCAGGTCTCCGACTCCCCCTATGATGAGCA GGTGGCTGCCCAGATGCCCACGGTTCACTACGAGATGCCCAACGGCTACAACACCGACTATGGAGCCGAGCGGCTCCGCATCCCTGAGGGGCTCTTTGATCCCTCCAACGTCAAG GGTCTCTCGGGGAACACGATGCTGGGCGTGGGACACGTGGTCACCACCAGCATCGGGATGTGTGACATCGACATCCGACCG GGTCTCTACGGCAGCGTCATTGTCACCGGGGGGAacaccctgctgcagggcttcACCGACCGCCTCAACCGGGAGCTGTCGCAGAAGACGCCCCCT AGCATGCGCCTCAAACTGATCGCCAGCAACAGCACCATGGAGCGGCGCTTCAGCCCCTGGATCGGGGGCTCCATCCTCGCCTCCCTG GGCACCTTCCAGCAGATGTGGATCTCCAAGCAGGAATACGAGGAAGGAGGCAAGCAGTGCGTGGAGCGCAAGTGTCCCTGA